Within Sorghum bicolor cultivar BTx623 chromosome 2, Sorghum_bicolor_NCBIv3, whole genome shotgun sequence, the genomic segment CCCACGGTCCCTCGCGGCCGCCGCATTTGCTTCCACCGCCGCCCTGGCCTCTGCCTCCGCCGCCCACGCCATGGCCTCCGCCTCTGCTCTCGCCTTGGCCTCTGCCTCGGCCTTGGCCTTCTCCGCCGCTCTCTTCTTCAGCTCATCGATCGATATCTCAAGGCAGCGAGAAGGCTCGCCGGAGCCCGCGCGCCTGGCCACCATGAGGCACTCGGCGACGTCGGCCGGCGTGAGGTCCTCCTCCCGCAGGAACTCCTCGACGGCGCCGAACAGCTCGTGGTCGTCGACGTCGAGGTAGTTCTTGGCGAGCGTCTGGAACGCCTCGAACCTGCAGTAGGACATCTCGATGTGCATGTCCATCCTGCCGCGCCGGATCAGCGCCGGGTCCAGCTTCTCGACGTGGTTGGTGGTGAACACGACGATCCGCTCGCCGCCGCACGCCGACcacagcccgtcgatgaagttGAGCAGGCCGGACAGAGTCACCGtgtcgcgcggcggcggcggcggcggcttctcGTCGGCCGCCTCTCGCCGCCgcggcctgctgctgctggcgcgGTCGCCGGTGACGTCGAGGGTGCAGTCGATGTCCTCGATGACGATGATGGACTTGCTGGTCGTCTCGATGAGCAGCCTGCGGAGGTCGCTGTTGGTGTGCACCACCGTCAGCTCCACGTCGTAGATGTCGTAGTCGAGGTAGTTGGCCATGGCGGCCACCATGGTGGACTTGCCCGTGCCCGGCGGCCCGTACAGCAGGTACCCGCGCTTCCACGGCTTGCCGGCGCGCCGGTAGAAGTCCCTGCTGTTCCGGAACGTGTCGAGGTCGTCCATGATGTCCCTCTTCTTGGCCCCGTCCATGGCCAGCGTGTCGAACGTCGTCGGGTGGTCGAAGTCGATGTAGCTCCATGACTTGTACTCGTAGCTGCTGCTTGGACGGATCAGATTCACATCATGGACGACGACGCAGATAAAATCAGCAATCAAATCAAATGGATCCATCGAAATAGAGCTTGCGATGCGTACTAGGGATCTCGTGACTTGCTGTTGGTGTAGAGCCGCCGGCGTCGGTTGCTGAAGAGGATCTCGCGGCCCTGGCGGCGGACATGGGGCAGGTACTCGTCGACGACGACCCCGCGGTGGCGGAGGTGGAAGGTGAGCCGCTGGAACCGCCTGTCGCCCTTGCGCTGGCCCTGGACGTCCCTGACGATGACGGAGGACCACCAGAGCGAGACGCCGCGGAACTCGTCGGCGACGTCCTGGCCGTCGCGCATGCTGACGACGAGGCCGTTGCCCTCCCGGGCGCCCTCGGCGCGGAGCTCGCGCGCGTCCTGCGAGCACGCGGCGCCGCTCAGGTACGCCTTCACTTCCTCGTAGGTGGTGTCGCTGTCGGAGACGGGGCCGTACCGGGAGTACCGGACCTCGCCGCCGGGCTCCGAGATGTCGATGGTCACGTAGGGGTCGACGGCGTTGAGCAGGCGCCGCGCGCGGCGCCGGAGGAAGAGGTTGAAGTAGGTCAGGAACAGCCGCCGCGGCGCGTAGGTGGCCACCAGCGACACCACCGGCGCAAGGATGAGCCACGCCGAGCCGAAGTTGGTGTTGGTGAAGAGGGCGGAGAAGGAGCCCAGGTTGGCCAGCAcccaccgccgccaccgcgcCAGAGCCCTGTTGCCGTGCTCTGCCATGGCAGCTACGGCTGCGGCGGTGCCAATGTGAGCGAGCAGGGAGATGCCTATTAGTAGCTGGAGAAGCCCGTGCTTGCTGCCGCCGATGAACTCTTCATCAGTCACCGTCTAAGGGCTCTAAGGGCGTGTTTgattagtattttcgttttatttggcaattagtttttaattatagacttattaggctcaaaaaattcgtctcataaattacatataaattatataattagttattttttatctatatttaatacttcatgcgtatatgtctaaacattcgatgtgatataAGTTAAAGTTTATCAATACAAACCAAACGGGGCCTAAAAGCAACTTTAAGAGTTTGGCTAAAATTAGAAGCCAAATTCTATTGTttagctattttgtaaaatataaaaacttgttaaaaaaaaagaggtctACAACAGCCTTGCTATTTTATAAAGTTAGATACAGTGCTTAGCTATATGACCGCTGAAAATCATGGACAACTCTCTATTTTATAAAACCAAATAATACATCTATTGAAACATACTTTTTGAAATAATCTGCGTAAAAAAATAGCCAAGATGTCGAAGATAGCTTTCGTGTACAaagtactaccacggtccatccAACTTAACACGCTCCACAGTTTTGCAAGTTGCATATACCCATTTTTTCTGTCAAACGCAAGAAAAGCCAAGATcgaggtttttttttttggatgaaGTTGATGTGTGTTGACGATGGGCCGTGGAATGAGTCAAGAAACAGTTGGCCGGAGCCCCGTTACGACGACTAGACTAGATGCTGAACCTCAACTACTGAAGTTGCCATTAGTGCGATCCGAATTTGAGTTCTGTTCCAAGCCGTAGAGTAGAGAGATTCGAGATGCTAGGCGCTGTGCTGATCTCAAATCAAGTCAGTTTTTCTCTATAAGTCGTAGAGAGAATCGAGATCTGAATTATCCTAATTAATTCAAATAATACTCTATACGTCTTCACGTGGTCTGAGgtattgtttagtttcaaaaaattttgcaaaataggaatagtagcactttcgtttgtatttgacaaatattgtccaatcatgaactaactagacttaaaagatttgtctcgttaattccgaccaaactgtacaattagttttatttttatctatatttaatactctatgtaagtgtctaaagatttaatgtgacgaggaatctgaaaaattttacaaaatgttttgaaaaccaaaacaagGCCTGAACCGAAAGCATCGTCACACGGCTTCGTCGTCTCCACGTAGACAAAGGTGGTTCCCCGTCGCATCGCGGTCCATTCCAGCGAGTCTCCGGCATTGTCGTCGTCGGAAGCAAATATAAAAAACGGGCAGGAAGAACCTTTCgtcctcttttctttttttttttgtttactggTGTTAAACTTTCTCCATCATCTTGCCACGTGAAAGTGACGGTCTGCGAGGCCATGATATTCGTTTGCGTGGCCGTCACGAACACGTACGGACCATATaggttccgaaaagtgaaaagatttcggtactgtagcactttcgtttgtttgtgacaaatattattcaatcatagactaactaggatcaaaagattcgtctcataatttacagctaaactgtgtaattagtttttattttcgtctatatttaatgtttcatgcatgtgccacaaaatttgatgtgacggagaatcttaaaaactttttagtttttcagggtgaacta encodes:
- the LOC8063667 gene encoding AAA-ATPase At3g28610 isoform X1: MAEHGNRALARWRRWVLANLGSFSALFTNTNFGSAWLILAPVVSLVATYAPRRLFLTYFNLFLRRRARRLLNAVDPYVTIDISEPGGEVRYSRYGPVSDSDTTYEEVKAYLSGAACSQDARELRAEGAREGNGLVVSMRDGQDVADEFRGVSLWWSSVIVRDVQGQRKGDRRFQRLTFHLRHRGVVVDEYLPHVRRQGREILFSNRRRRLYTNSKSRDPYSYEYKSWSYIDFDHPTTFDTLAMDGAKKRDIMDDLDTFRNSRDFYRRAGKPWKRGYLLYGPPGTGKSTMVAAMANYLDYDIYDVELTVVHTNSDLRRLLIETTSKSIIVIEDIDCTLDVTGDRASSSRPRRREAADEKPPPPPPRDTVTLSGLLNFIDGLWSACGGERIVVFTTNHVEKLDPALIRRGRMDMHIEMSYCRFEAFQTLAKNYLDVDDHELFGAVEEFLREEDLTPADVAECLMVARRAGSGEPSRCLEISIDELKKRAAEKAKAEAEAKARAEAEAMAWAAEAEARAAVEANAAAARDRGNSR
- the LOC8063667 gene encoding AAA-ATPase At3g28610 isoform X2, whose protein sequence is MAEHGNRALARWRRWVLANLGSFSALFTNTNFGSAWLILAPVVSLVATYAPRRLFLTYFNLFLRRRARRLLNAVDPYVTIDISEPGGEVRYSRYGPVSDSDTTYEEVKAYLSGAACSQDARELRAEGAREGNGLVVSMRDGQDVADEFRGVSLWWSSVIVRDVQGQRKGDRRFQRLTFHLRHRGVVVDEYLPHVRRQGREILFSNRRRRLYTNSKSRDPYYEYKSWSYIDFDHPTTFDTLAMDGAKKRDIMDDLDTFRNSRDFYRRAGKPWKRGYLLYGPPGTGKSTMVAAMANYLDYDIYDVELTVVHTNSDLRRLLIETTSKSIIVIEDIDCTLDVTGDRASSSRPRRREAADEKPPPPPPRDTVTLSGLLNFIDGLWSACGGERIVVFTTNHVEKLDPALIRRGRMDMHIEMSYCRFEAFQTLAKNYLDVDDHELFGAVEEFLREEDLTPADVAECLMVARRAGSGEPSRCLEISIDELKKRAAEKAKAEAEAKARAEAEAMAWAAEAEARAAVEANAAAARDRGNSR